The Neomonachus schauinslandi chromosome 4, ASM220157v2, whole genome shotgun sequence genome includes a region encoding these proteins:
- the C4H1orf122 gene encoding uncharacterized protein C1orf122 homolog isoform X1 — protein sequence MEWGPGSDWSRGEAAGVDRGKAGLGLGGRPPPQPPRDERAQQLLDAVEQRQRQLLDTIASCEEMLRQLGRRRPEPAGGGNVSAKPGAPPQTAVSARGGFPKDAGDGAAEP from the exons ATGGAATGGGGCCCGGGCTCAGACTGGTCACGGGG GGAGGCTGCCGGCGTGGACCGTGGGAAGGCGGGGCTGGGGCTCGGCGGGAGGCCACCCCCGCAGCCGCCCCGGGATGAGCGCGCCCAGCAGCTGCTGGACGCGGTGGAGCAGCGGCAGCGGCAGCTCCTGGACACCATCGCCTCCTGCGAGGAGATGCTACGGCAGCTGGGCCGCCGGCGCCCGGAGCCGGCTGGTGGCGGG AACGTCTCAGCCAAACCCGGAGCACCTCCCCAAACAGCTGTCTCCGCCAGAGGTGGCTTTCCAAAGGATGCTGGCGATGGAGCTGCGGAGCCCTGA
- the C4H1orf122 gene encoding uncharacterized protein C1orf122 homolog isoform X2 — protein sequence MLRQLGRRRPEPAGGGNVSAKPGAPPQTAVSARGGFPKDAGDGAAEP from the exons ATGCTACGGCAGCTGGGCCGCCGGCGCCCGGAGCCGGCTGGTGGCGGG AACGTCTCAGCCAAACCCGGAGCACCTCCCCAAACAGCTGTCTCCGCCAGAGGTGGCTTTCCAAAGGATGCTGGCGATGGAGCTGCGGAGCCCTGA